In the genome of Taurinivorans muris, one region contains:
- the zapB gene encoding cell division protein ZapB — MELLELLEKRVDALLAEIERLRTENSVLQEQLSSYEQKLEESSQYIGTLKSEQQNVQLVKERLEVLMQKIETVLTE; from the coding sequence ATGGAACTTTTAGAACTTTTAGAAAAACGTGTAGATGCATTACTTGCGGAAATTGAAAGATTAAGAACAGAAAACTCGGTTTTGCAAGAGCAGCTTTCCTCTTATGAACAAAAATTGGAAGAAAGTTCTCAATATATTGGTACGCTCAAGAGCGAACAGCAAAACGTACAACTTGTGAAAGAACGTCTTGAAGTATTAATGCAAAAAATTGAAACTGTTTTAACCGAATAA